The DNA segment AATTCCTCGCAGCCGTGCTCCGTGAGGATGTCGCCGTGGTGGAAGGGGTCCATCACCAGCTTGTGGTCGCCCGCGTCGCACGCCACCAGGAAGTGGCCGGGGAAGGGGACGCCGTACAGCGGGATGCCCGCGCGGCGCGCGACCTCCAGGTAGAGCACGGACAGCGTGATGGGCAGCCCCACCTTCCGCTCCAGCACCCGGTCCAGGAAGCTGTTGTCCGGCGAGTGGTAGTCGTCCTCGTTGCCCCGGAAGCCCTCGATGTCCGCCAGCACGTGGCGCAGGGCGCGTAAGGGGGCCAGGGCCTCGCCCTTCTCTCGCAGCCGCTCCGCCTCCACCTGCACCCGCGCGGCCAGCGCGTCCAGCGTGTGCAGACACGCCGGGGCGTCCAGGTCCTCACGGCCCAGCGTGGCGATGGCCAGGGCCGCCAGGTCCAGCCGGGGCGGGTCCGCGGCCAGGGAAGACACCAGCCGCTCGCGCGCCAGGGGCGGGCCGAATCCAGAGGGAAAACTCACGGTGCGCACCTGTAACCCACGGAAGCTCCTCACGGCAAAGGCAGGCGGCCGAGCGTCAGGCGCCCGGCGGCGACGCGGGCAGGCGTCCCTTGATTTCCGCCCGGATGGCCATGTGCGCGGAAATCAGCCCGGCCAGGATGCCGTCCTCGAACTCGAAGGAGGGGTGCTCCTTGAGCTCGGGGAAGTCGTGCGGGTTGCGCAGCTCCTCCGGCCCGATGTTGGGCACCGCCTCGCGCGCCAGCCGCAGCACCTTCGCCTGCTGCTGGGCAATCATCCGCTCGTAGAGGGGAGAGGCCAGGGCCAGGAACTCGTTCGCCGTCTCTTCCGTCATGGTGTGTGCCTCTAACCTCACTCTTGGGCGATGTCCCACTTCATGCGTCGGTAGGTGTAACGGAAGGCCTCGGCGTTCGCTTCGATGGCGTCCCCCGTGGCCTCCCGCCCGTCCAGGAAGGCGACGAAGTCGAACTGCCGGCCGGGCTGGCCATATTCAGCGTCGAACACGCGCACGAGCTCGTTCGCCGGCAGCGTCCTGCGCCCCGCCACGCTCACCAGGGGGATGTCCAGGCCCTTCATGTCCTTCGACGGGGCGTAGGACTTCCACACCAGCTCCGTGCACACCAGCGACTGGTCGGAGAAGAAGTCGAAGTTGAAGTCGTACGGCCGGCCCTGGAAGGTGAAGGCGCGCAGGATGGCGCGGGCCTTGTCCACCTGGGACACCCGGGGCCGCAGCACGCCCAGGTAGTCCACGTGCATGCCGTGCTCCACGCCGGTGAAGCTCACGCCCTCGCTGATGGATTCGATGATGCGCACGGGGTCTCCGTGCGCGTCCTTGCCGGTGTACTCGGCCCACTTCGCGGGGAACGCCTTCGCGAGGTGGGCGGTGAACGTCTCCGGGTGGCCGGGCAGCGTGGCCACCCAGGCCTTCACCTCCGGGTCCGTGTCGAACGCCAGGGCCAGCTCCTGCGCGGTGCCCAGGTACAGCTCCGCGTGCGGCCAGAAGCCCGGCAGGCCGATGTTGGACAGGAACCAGTTCTGCCGCGCGACCATCACGTCGCCCGGGGCCATGCGCGGCAGCAGCGCCAGCGTCTGCTCCCGGGAGATGAGCGGCCGGCCGGAGCGGTGCACGCGCGTGTCGCCCATCCACTCGGCCACCGTCTTCTGCACCGGGAACACCGCGCGCGCCGTCGTGTCCTGGGTGAGGTCCGCGGCGGCCTTGGCGAAGAGCACCGGGCCGCGCTTCAAGAGGCGTGCGCGGGCAGCCCGGCTGTCCTCCCGCATCGCCTGGAAGAGCGCGGGGACGCCGGGCTCGCTCAGCACGCCGGACTTCGCCAGCACCGGGTGCAGCGTCGCGCGGTAGCCGTCGCCCGTGAAGAGCTGCGTGCTGGTGCCCACGTGGACGACCTTCTCCTTGAAGCGGCTGAAGGCCCTGGCGGGCAGGCCGTACGCGGGGCCAGGCTCGTCCAGCAGCACCTCCAGCTGCGCCTGTCCCCCGGCGAGGTCCGCGAAGGCCATGCCCTGCGCCAGCTCCGACGCGAGCGCCGCGTGGGTGAGGAGGAAGCCCCAGGCGTGCTTCTTCGGCTGGGTGAGGGCGGGCACCTTGAGGAAGTCCCAGTAGCGCTGTCGCACCACCTCCGTGGTGACGAAGCAGTCGAAGAAGGCGGCCCAGGTAGACACCAGCAGCTGCTTCTCGTCCGGAGTGTACGGCACGTCCTTGTCGCGCCGGTACAGCGCCTTGGAGCGGAAGGCCTCCTCCCGCAGGCGGCGCAGCCCCTCGGTGCCCTGGCGCAGCATCTCCAGGTCGCGGCGGGCCTGGGCGACGAAGGCCGCGTCATCCAGCGCGTAGACGTCGCGCGGGGCCTGGCTGGCGGGCGGGGCGGGGACGGCGGACGGCGGGTCGGCGGGGGGGCTGGCGAGCGTGAGCCAGGCGGCGAGCAGGGAGGCGGCGGACATCGGGGGAGGACTCCGGCGGGCGTTGGCGCGGCGGAAGACTCTACCCCGAAGCGGACGCGGGCAAGGCGGCCGGTCCCTCGCCCGCCCGGCGTCGTAGGAGGAGGCGGGGGCCAGGGTGGCCCGGGGCGGGCGTCATCCCCACGTTGTTCCCTGGATGGACGCTCGGGCATGGACGCCCGGGCGCAAGAAAGGTGGAAGGCACGATGGCTTACGGAAAGGCGGAGGATCCGGCGCGCTCCATCACCCCGCATCTGGATGGGGTGGAGTACCCGGCGACGCGTGAGGAACTCGTCGAGGCCGCCGCGGACAGCGAGGCCCCGGTCGACATCATCAACATCCTCAAGTCCCTGCCTCAGAAGGAGTACATGTTGCGCGAGCACGTGCTGCGCGACCTGGCGGAGGCCGAGCGCCGCTTCGCGATGAACGGCCTGAAGGACGACGACGGCGTGGACCGCGACCGGCGCAACATCGGGCGCGACCGCATCGAAGGGGCCTCCAACGGGGAGACGCGTCACCCGTAGTGTCGCCCGCGCGGTGACACCTTCAGCGGAAGCGGTGCAAGACGCTCGCGGGCGCCCTGGCTTTCTGCCAGCGTTCGCGAGCGCATGCGTCCTGGTCTCCCGTGGTGGTGTCTCGTGCTGTCGCTGGCTGCCGGGTGCACGTCCCGGTATCCGCCGCTCAACCCCGCGCCGGGGCTGCCGCCGCCGGTGCGTCTGGACTTCAAGCCCCCCGTGGACCGCCTCCTCACCGAATCCGTGCGCGCCACCCGCACCCTCCAGCGCGAGGGCCAGCCGGAAGTGCGCGACGAGGCCGCGTTCACCACCGAGACGCGCTTCACCCCGTCCGACGGCGGCTGGCGCGTGGCCCAGGCCGTGCGCACCCCGCGCCAGGTGCATGACGGACAGGACGTGCCGTCCCTGTCCGGCGCCGTGCTGGAGCGCTTCACGCTGCGCATGCAACTGGCGGCGGACGGCACCTTCGTGAAGCTGGTGGGCCCGGAGGCCGCGCAGGACGCGCTGCGGCAGGTGGCGCCCGAGGGCACCGGCGTGCCGGAGGTGGAGCGCTTCTTCACCCCGGAGGCGCTGGAGACGCGCGCGCGCCGCGAGTGGGAGGCGAAGTACGCGGGCCTGCTGCAGCGCAACCTGGTGGAGGGCCAGCGCACGTGGGCGGTGGACGTCGTGACCGTGGACGGCGAGGAGCGTGCCTACCTGCTGGAGCGCACGGTGGAGGGCACGCGGCCCACGACGTTCGGCGACGCGGTGGTGCTGTCGCTCAAGTGCCTGGACACGCTGCCGGCGAAGGCGCCCGCGGAGCTGCGGGCCGCGTGGACGGAGGCCGGTTCGCCGGAGCTGGCGAAGGGCGTGACGTGTGAAGGTGAGCAGGTGGTGGCGTGGGGCCGGTTCATCCCGGTGCGCCGCCTGTTGAAGGTGAAGGCGGTGGGGAAGGGCGGGACGCTGACGCTCACCACCGAGTCCCAGGCGGAAGCACTCCAGGAGGAAGGGCCATGAGCCACGACGAGTACCTCATCGAGGACGACGCGGGTGTGAAGCGCGTGGTGCAGGAAGCCAGGCGCGTGGCGGTGCTGGGCATCAAGACGGAGGACCACTCCGCCCAGCCCGCGTACTACGTGCCGGAGTACCTGGCGAAGGCGGGCGTGGACGTGGTGCCGGTGCCCGTCTACTACCCGGACGCGAAGGTCATCCTGGGCAAGCCCGTGTACCGCAAGCTGGTGGACATCCCGGGCGACATCGACGTCGTGGACGTGTTCCGCAGGCCCGGCGACATCGACCAGCACGTGGACGACATCATCGCGAAGAAGCCCAAGGCGGTGTGGTTCCAGTCCGGCATCCGCAACGACGACGCGGCGAAGAAGCTGGCGGCCGCCGGCATCCGCGTGGTGCAGGACCGCTGCCTGATGGTGGACCACCGCCGCTACAGCGGGCGCTGACGGCTCCGGCCCTGACGGCTCCGGCCGGAAAAGACAACGGCCCTCCGCACCCCGAAGGGCACGGAGGGCCGCGTGGCCGCGCGTGGAGGGCGGCGGCCTTTCGTCAGGCTCAGTAGTTGCCGGAGATGACCTTGGGCAGGGCCTTCTGCAGGTCCGGCAGCGGGCCAATCTGCCGCGAGTCCGCGGCCTGGGCCGTGCCGTTGTTGCGCAAGAGGCCGCGCATCTGCACGGACGTCAGCAGCCGGCCGTTGGCCTTCGCCACGCCCTGGGCGCTGACCGCGGTGCCCACGATGATGGGCGACGCGCTGGACGTGCCGCTGAAGGTGGACGTGTAGTACTGGTCCTCGCCGTAGGCGCTGCCGAAGCGGTCGCCGTAGCCGGTGGTGACGACCTGCTCACCCCAGCCGTGCACGTTCACGCGCTGGCCGAAGTTGGTCCAGCACATGGGCACGCGCGTGGTGGCGGTGCTGGCGCCCACGATGATGGCGCCCGAGTCACGCGTGGCCGGGTTGAACAGGCCGCCGTAGGCCGCCGCGTCCAGGTTCGCGCTGCCGTTGCCCGCCGCCTCCACCACGATGACGCCGTTGGCGGTGGCGTTGCGGATGGCGTCGAAGTTGTCCTGCCAGTACTCCATCGCGATGTAGTTGCACTGGGACGTGTTGCACGTGCAGGCCGTGCCGTCGTTGGGGCCGCCCGCGTGCAGCTCGATGAGGATGACGCCGCCCGCGCCCACCGCCGCCGCCGCGTTGGTGATGGCGCTCGCGGTGCTCTGCGCGCCAATGGCCTCCACGCCCGGCGTCGCCGCGTTGGCGATGCCCGTCACGCCGTAGCCGTTGGAGGTGCCGATGATTTCCCCCAGCACCGCGGTGCCGTGGTTGCGCCAGCCCAGGTCGTTGAACTGCGTGCCGCCCACGCGGAAGAACGTGGGGAAGTCCTCGTGCGTGGTGCGCCAGCCACCCTCGATGTCCACGAACTTCACGTTGGTGCCCCGGCCGCCCGTCACCGTCCACGCGTACGTCGCGTTGACGCCGGAGGGCGCCGCGTTGAGGTAGCCCTGGTTGGCCTGGTACAGCGGCGTGGTGGGCGGCAGGTCCGCGGCCGACAGCAGCGCGCGCAGCCCCGCCTCCATGGCGAAGTTCACCATCGCCGGCTCCGCGGGCGGCGCCGCGTAGGCCGTCTCCACGCTGGACACGCGGTTGAGCGCCGCCACCAGGTCCGCCACGGTGTCCGCGGTGGTGCCGGGCAAGAGCGGTACTTCGAAGTACAGGTTCAGGTCCGCCAGCTGCTCGCCGCCCTTCGCCTCACCGGACGCCTTGCTCGCGTCCAGCGCGGCCTCCTCGGCCTGGAACACGCGGTCCAGCGAACCGATGCGCGGCGCACGCTCCAGCAGCGCCACCACCTCCGCCAGGTCCGCCTCCACGCGCGCGGAGTCCAGGCGCAGGCCGGACAAGAGCTCCCGCTCGCTGGCGCTCCGCTCGGAAGCGAGGGCGCGCAGCGCGTCGCCGCGCAGGCGCACGTGGCTGCCCTCGTGGAACTTCACCACCAGCCGCTCCACGAACGTCCCCGCGGGCAGCTCGCGCCCGGTGGGCTTCGCGACCAGCGCGCGCGGCGCCAGCCTGGGCGCGGCGCCAGCAGCAGGGGCCAACGCCAGCAGGGACACAGCCATGACCGCGCCACGCAGGGGGCGCGGGGACAGCGTCGACTTCAGCATGGACTTCCTCCGGGATGGACAGCATCCCCACCATGCCACGCCGGTCTGTCATTCAAATCAGGCTATTCTGCTATTTCTGTCCTATTGATTTATTCAGCCCTCGTTGAACCCGCCGGGCGTGCGAAGGCCCTCAGGTGCTCTGCTCGAACGGGACGGGGGGCCGGGCCAGGGCGCGCTCGGCGGACAGCCGGGCCTGGTCCAGCGCGTCGAAGCCGCGCTCCAGGGTGGTGGGCGTCACCGGCGGCAGGTTGGAGACGACGACGTAGACGGGCACGTTGCGCGTCTGGAGCACGGTGAGCTGGAGGCGGAAGTGGTCTCTGCGGAGCGCGGCGGACCCGGCCGCCAGGCCCTGCGGATAGGCCATGGGGCCGCCCACCACCTTGCGCGTCCGGCTGGGCAGGAAGTGCACGAGGATGGCGTCCAGGTCCTTGCCGATGGCGCTCTCCTGGAGCGACAGCGCGGGCGCCTTGTCCACGAGGCCGCCGTCCCAGAACAGCTGTCCGTCCAGCGGCACCGCGCGGAACAGGCCCGGGTACGCGCAGGTGGCGTGGACGCGCGGGGCCAGCTCCCCGGTGGTGAACACCTGGTGCGTGCCGTGGGTGAGGTTGGCCGCGGTGAGCAGCAGCGGGTGCGGCAGGTCCTCGAAGGTGGACACCGGCAGCGTGGACTCCAGGAGCCGCCGGAAGCGCTCGCCCTTGAGCAGGCCCGTGAAGCCGTGCCCCTGCGACGCCACGTTGAACACCGCGCCAATGGGGTCCGGGTCCCAGAAGTTGGCGCGCGTCTGGCTCAGCACCAGCTCCTCCAGCTTCGGCATGGACATGCCCGCCGCCGCGTACGCCGCCACCATCCCGCCCGCGGACGTGCCCGCGTACGCGTGGGGCTTCAGGCCGGAGCCGTGCAGCCCCTTCAGGAAGCCTGCGTGGCCGTAGAAGCCGAAGTAGCCCGCGGAGAGGACCAGCCCGAACCGCTTGCCGTCGAGCAGGGAGTGCAGCGTGGAGGAGGGCGCCATACCGGATTTCTACGGGATGGGTGCAACCCAAGGCAACGCAATGCGTTGGCGGGGCCATTGTGTCGGAGTCAGAGCATCGATATATGTTGATGGCTCGATATGGACGTCCTCTCCCAATCCTTCCGTGTCCTGGGCGACACGACGCGGCTGCGAATCCTGCGGTTGGTGGCCCAGGCGCCGCTGAACGTGACGGAACTGGTGTCGCTGGTGGGGGTGGCCCAGTCGTCGGTGTCGCACCACCTGTCGAAGCTGAAGGGGCTGGGGCTCATCCGGGAGGAGCGGCAGGCGGGCTTCACGTACTACTCGCTGGCGCTGGAGTCGGATGACTCGCGCTGGCCGCTCGTCCGGCTGGCCCGCGAGGCGGAGGACGCGGCGGGGGACTCCGCGCGGCTCAACGACCTGTTGCGCGCCCGGGAGGACCGGCAGGCGCTCAACGAGCGGCTCCTGGAGCCCGGCCAGTCGTGGTTCCTCTGGGCGGGCGCGCTGGCGTCGCTGCTGCCGCCCCTGGACGTGGCGGACTTCGGCTGCGGCACCGGGGTGTTCAGCCGGGCCATGGCGCGGTGGGCGCGGCACGTGTGGGCCATCGACCAGAGCGAGGACGCGCTGTCCCAGGCTCGAACTCTGGCCCTGCGTGACGAACTGAAGAACATCACGTTCCTGCGCGAGGACCTGCACCGGCTGTCCCTGGCCGGTGGGCGCATGGACCTGGTGGTGATTTCGCAGAGCCTCCACCACGTGGAGTCGCCCGCGGCGGTGGTGGCGGAGGCCGCGCGGCTGCTCAAGCCGGGCGGCCGGTTGGTGGTGCTGGAGCTGTTGCCGCACGAAGAGAAGTGGGTGCTGGAGCGGCTGGGGCACCGGCACCTGGGCTTTTCGCCCGAAGTCCTCGAAGCGGCCCTTCGCGAGGCCGGCTTCACGTCGTTCACCCGCGAGACGCACGCGCGCGACGGGGCCAGTCCCTTCCGCGTCTTCCTGCTGACCGGAGTCAAACCGTCATGACGAGCCACATCGCCCACCCCCTGCCGCTCCCCCCCGGGGAGCACGGCCAGCGCGTGGAGGCGCTGAAGGCCGCGATGCGCGAGCGCATCCTCGTGCTGGATGGCGCCATGGGCACGCTCCTGCAGAACCACCAACTGGTGGCGGCGGACTTCGGCGGCGCGGAGTACGAGGGCTGCAACGAGCACCTGGTCCTCACCCGCCCGGACGTCATCGAGGGCATCCACGCGAAGTACTTCGCCGCGGGCGCGGACGTGACGGAGACGGACAGCTTCGGCGGCACGCCGGTGGTGCTGGCGGAGTTCGACCTGGGCCACAAGGCGCATGAAATCAACGTCGCCGCGTCCCGCCTGGCGCTGAAGGCCGCCAAGGCCGCGGAGGCGAAGGACGGCCGGATGCGCTGGGTGGCGGGCTCCATTGGCCCCACCACCAAGGCCATCAGCGTCACGGGCGGCATCACCTTCGAGGAGCTGGTGGACAACTTCGCCGTGCAGGCGGAAGCGCTCGCCGTGGGCGGCTCCGACTACCTCCTGGTGGAGACGGCGCAGGACACGCGCAACGTGAAGGCGGCGCTGCTGGGCATCGACCGGGCGTTCCGGAAGCTGGGCTGGAAGCTGCCGGTGGCGGTGTCCGGCACGATCGAGCCCATGGGCACGATGCTCGCGGGCCAGTCCGTGGAGAGTCTGGCCACGTCGCTGGAGCACACGGACCTCTTGTACCTGGGGCTCAACTGCGCCACGGGTCCGGACTTCATGACGGACCACATCCGGTCGCTGTCGTCCATGAGCCCGTTCCCCGTGTCGTGCGTGCCCAACGCGGGCCTGCCGGACGAGAACGGTCAGTATCTGGAGTCG comes from the Corallococcus caeni genome and includes:
- a CDS encoding YiiX/YebB-like N1pC/P60 family cysteine hydrolase — translated: MSAASLLAAWLTLASPPADPPSAVPAPPASQAPRDVYALDDAAFVAQARRDLEMLRQGTEGLRRLREEAFRSKALYRRDKDVPYTPDEKQLLVSTWAAFFDCFVTTEVVRQRYWDFLKVPALTQPKKHAWGFLLTHAALASELAQGMAFADLAGGQAQLEVLLDEPGPAYGLPARAFSRFKEKVVHVGTSTQLFTGDGYRATLHPVLAKSGVLSEPGVPALFQAMREDSRAARARLLKRGPVLFAKAAADLTQDTTARAVFPVQKTVAEWMGDTRVHRSGRPLISREQTLALLPRMAPGDVMVARQNWFLSNIGLPGFWPHAELYLGTAQELALAFDTDPEVKAWVATLPGHPETFTAHLAKAFPAKWAEYTGKDAHGDPVRIIESISEGVSFTGVEHGMHVDYLGVLRPRVSQVDKARAILRAFTFQGRPYDFNFDFFSDQSLVCTELVWKSYAPSKDMKGLDIPLVSVAGRRTLPANELVRVFDAEYGQPGRQFDFVAFLDGREATGDAIEANAEAFRYTYRRMKWDIAQE
- a CDS encoding DUF2795 domain-containing protein, encoding MAYGKAEDPARSITPHLDGVEYPATREELVEAAADSEAPVDIINILKSLPQKEYMLREHVLRDLAEAERRFAMNGLKDDDGVDRDRRNIGRDRIEGASNGETRHP
- a CDS encoding SirB1 family protein, whose translation is MARERLVSSLAADPPRLDLAALAIATLGREDLDAPACLHTLDALAARVQVEAERLREKGEALAPLRALRHVLADIEGFRGNEDDYHSPDNSFLDRVLERKVGLPITLSVLYLEVARRAGIPLYGVPFPGHFLVACDAGDHKLVMDPFHHGDILTEHGCEELLKRVAPQLKFDRAMLAPAPVELIAYRMLSNLRRVYLGRDDSQQGLAVVDLLLLLAPDHPGELRTRASLLTTMGAFRAALKDVERCLELSPDAPDRERLELSARELRERAELLN
- a CDS encoding CoA-binding protein, whose protein sequence is MSHDEYLIEDDAGVKRVVQEARRVAVLGIKTEDHSAQPAYYVPEYLAKAGVDVVPVPVYYPDAKVILGKPVYRKLVDIPGDIDVVDVFRRPGDIDQHVDDIIAKKPKAVWFQSGIRNDDAAKKLAAAGIRVVQDRCLMVDHRRYSGR
- a CDS encoding S8 family serine peptidase → MLKSTLSPRPLRGAVMAVSLLALAPAAGAAPRLAPRALVAKPTGRELPAGTFVERLVVKFHEGSHVRLRGDALRALASERSASERELLSGLRLDSARVEADLAEVVALLERAPRIGSLDRVFQAEEAALDASKASGEAKGGEQLADLNLYFEVPLLPGTTADTVADLVAALNRVSSVETAYAAPPAEPAMVNFAMEAGLRALLSAADLPPTTPLYQANQGYLNAAPSGVNATYAWTVTGGRGTNVKFVDIEGGWRTTHEDFPTFFRVGGTQFNDLGWRNHGTAVLGEIIGTSNGYGVTGIANAATPGVEAIGAQSTASAITNAAAAVGAGGVILIELHAGGPNDGTACTCNTSQCNYIAMEYWQDNFDAIRNATANGVIVVEAAGNGSANLDAAAYGGLFNPATRDSGAIIVGASTATTRVPMCWTNFGQRVNVHGWGEQVVTTGYGDRFGSAYGEDQYYTSTFSGTSSASPIIVGTAVSAQGVAKANGRLLTSVQMRGLLRNNGTAQAADSRQIGPLPDLQKALPKVISGNY
- a CDS encoding ArsR/SmtB family transcription factor; translated protein: MDVLSQSFRVLGDTTRLRILRLVAQAPLNVTELVSLVGVAQSSVSHHLSKLKGLGLIREERQAGFTYYSLALESDDSRWPLVRLAREAEDAAGDSARLNDLLRAREDRQALNERLLEPGQSWFLWAGALASLLPPLDVADFGCGTGVFSRAMARWARHVWAIDQSEDALSQARTLALRDELKNITFLREDLHRLSLAGGRMDLVVISQSLHHVESPAAVVAEAARLLKPGGRLVVLELLPHEEKWVLERLGHRHLGFSPEVLEAALREAGFTSFTRETHARDGASPFRVFLLTGVKPS
- a CDS encoding patatin-like phospholipase family protein; translation: MAPSSTLHSLLDGKRFGLVLSAGYFGFYGHAGFLKGLHGSGLKPHAYAGTSAGGMVAAYAAAGMSMPKLEELVLSQTRANFWDPDPIGAVFNVASQGHGFTGLLKGERFRRLLESTLPVSTFEDLPHPLLLTAANLTHGTHQVFTTGELAPRVHATCAYPGLFRAVPLDGQLFWDGGLVDKAPALSLQESAIGKDLDAILVHFLPSRTRKVVGGPMAYPQGLAAGSAALRRDHFRLQLTVLQTRNVPVYVVVSNLPPVTPTTLERGFDALDQARLSAERALARPPVPFEQST